The genomic segment CAATGCTTCTAAACTCTGTTTCACATGGAATATTTTAATAACTTCTTGTTAAGTATGATGACAGATGAATCGAAAATAATGTTATAAGTAGGCAATATAGCAAAGTcaaagaaaaatgtaattttgcaAACAATTCTATAAATCTGCAATTTAGCATATATATAACTCAAGATGTTTTATGTTCTGAAATTTCAATGCTGTTATTTTTAGGTGGTTAATTGCAAACCTTCGTTAAACAAAATGGAATGAATGCTTTGTACCATACATAAAATGTCggatgaattaaaaatattaataaaattccgATTGCCATTTACGCTTTGTGTCAATTTTTCTGCAGCCAATTGGTACAATGAAGTGAGCGTAATTATAGAGTTGTAGCTTTTTAATTAGGAAAACTCTTAAGAcgctgtattatttttagaaaataagtCAATTAGGTATAGCAAGCATTTAAATTGCTCGATATAAAACCACCACGACCTTCACTGTATTTTACATACTTGTCAATGATAGCCTTCTGCaaaacctatattttttgctacTTCAGTTACATATAATCAAGCACTGTTGCGTCAGTCTGTTATTAATACAAACTGTCGTAGGATGTAATTTTAGGTATAACGCTGCAGACCATGGAAAGGCATAGACGTTACATAACGACATAGCCACCGTATTTTAAATGATGAAGAACagtaaaacgaaaaaaaaaatataacaaaacgtAAGAAAACATATCACACCCTAAATTACCAGAAACACCTTTTTTTCATTTCCGTTTAATTTTACCACATGGGTTATTGTACACCGTAGCTAAGTTGTGTggatttttttgatatttgtgttCAAAATTTAGGAACTTTTTACCTCGCGAACTTTGTTTCTGTTGTTATGAATTAACATAACCTGCCATGGCCATGCACCATGCGGGGCAGCTTGTCCTCGAACAACTTTTGCGACTGGTTCAGGAAGAATAGTGTTTCCTAGAAAACCAGGTTGGCCGCAGGAACTATAGGCTGTAAACGTAAACAGACATGATCTATTTACTCACGTACTCCCGTATGTGGTGTGTACctggttggggttaggccataattttattccgatttcccttaaTCAGTTCTATTATtcagttcggggactgtctgtgttagctagccgagtaaatataccccctgcctataggcttcagtccctttacacaacttgatgtaaagtataggcgaaaaaaattagttacctcaatattggtacacacactcctggagcgccgtttatatTCGCAATCTGCGTGGTTTTATTTCATGTACATATTTTCAGATAATGGGAATTTTTGATAAAGTGAGTATAAAACACCATTTACTCTATAATTGAATATTGTCACAAAGGTTTTTGTCGTAATTTACTTCAAACATTGATTCAAAAATGACTTACAGTATTACAACAACTGATACTGAACTTCTCAATTATGTATAAATTACATATAGTCACAATATACTATTACGTATACATCAGTAGCAGAAAATTTGTACCACTCTTTGAAGTTTTGAGGAAAGattatttctaaaatatgaTCAACTCACGCAGGCACTTTGGAGCAATATCAGTCCATTTACCGTCCGATCGACAACGACGATGACTCGTTCCACTAAGTAAATATCCACCGTGACAACTGTACATTACTGTTGCCATGTAATTCCTCTGCGTTCCAAGTATATATCCGTGATGAGGATCCACGAGATCTTCACAGATTAAATCTAAATTGTAGACCATAAGTTTAACCCTTCAGATGTGTGTCTTCACGAAGATTTCTCCAACGTCGTGTGATGTGagtttagttaaaaaaatagttCCATTGGAATCATGGATAAAAAATCGACTGGAACGGAAATCTTTTTATACCATATTTGCAAGCCATCATTTTTGTATAATAAACAATCATGCGTCAAAGGTGTTTAtcgatatttatttaattggTTATTGCAACATAGGACCCTAATTCCATTACGTGACTCCAAGAAGGTTCAGTTTCGGGCCGACTTCTATTTTTAGATTCAAAATGGCTTCGTTATAAAACTTcttctttcattttttcattatacTACTTATCTGGAACGTAATCTTGAATAAAAACCACCTACAGACATctttatattatgttatatatttATCGAAGGGAATTATTCTTATGTAGCGATTTGGATTATTCAACTCACTGGGATTGAAACAAGTTTTTCCACACCAGTCATCACATAAACATTTCTCCTCGGGCTTGCTGCAGTCTGTCTGACTTTCGCAAGGTTTGTTGCAACGTCGACCAGGATTCACTTTTGATGAATCTTTTGAGCaagttattgctgaaaaaaaaaatgacatcgACTAATGAAACCCAAGATGAGTAATCTGCGATGCAGACAACTTTAACCGCTGGGCTACTGCGCCACCACAAACATTTATTCAtaacataaaattataaacattcatttataaataaattaaccaATAAAGATGGtcaatttttaccaattttattttgaaatcttacaTTTCAGCGATTCCGAGTCGAAGCTTACAAGCTAAAGCATTTCATATAGAAGCCATGACCTGCATATTTAATGATGCACTGCTGAAACTCTGAGAACAATTAGCGAGAAGTTTTAGATAACTTGTTTAAACGTGTATactatttttgataaaatatgttTTGGTGTTCCTGATAAACCTGGCGGTGGTCATGATGCGTCTACAGTGACTGGTGCGTGAATGCACGTGAAAGTAACTTAgtaatgaaatattgaaatgaacaCAGAAATCATATGTTTTTGGAAATATATGATCACAATTCATGGCTGATCAGAAtgtgtgaaatatatttttaaatagtgCTAAAAATGGGCATGCACCGCAAAAATGTCAGCATAAAACAGGAAATTTAGTTGCATAAAACACACTGTatctattatatttttatgtcaacGAAATAAAGTTTTTCTTGTCGTTAAATTGTGGTAGCGAACGACCTCACTCGTGATTCTGATAATGAATGATCTATTTAATGACAAAATGGCAACAGGACAGGAAATCTGATTACATAAGAATTTATGCAACTTCGGTGTTTGCGTAATCTATTCACTTGTCGTTAAGTAGATGTAAACGTGACAACTAATTCACTGTTGCTAAAACAGACAAATCCTAATGCATTGTCATTTGAAAACTAATTCTTGAGCTCCAATTGTCAACAGTATTAGGTAAATATAGCAGACATTTCATTGAcgtaaacaattattttcaccAACGGGTAAATCCGTCTCATATCTTGCCGAAATCTATTTTtgtttcgaaataaaatttaagcTTTCAGTGATACGATGACACGAACGCTGAGTCATACATTGAATAACAAGCAAATAATAAAACTTCTTTCGCTTTAGATTTTGTTAGTCACCAATCTTGTATGTGAAACCAGTATacattgtcaaatatttcatatacTTTTAGAGTTTTGGTTCCCACCTGCACAGTAGGGAACTGGTGCGGACCAAGCCCCATTATCAGTACATTCAATTTTTTCCTTTCCTTTTCTTAAGTATCCTCTGTCGCAATTAATCTTGGCCAAGCTTCCGACGTGGAAAATATGCCGTGGATTTCCGATGATAGTTATATCTCCGTTATTTATTGGAGACAAATGGTGACATCGCACAGGTTTTTCTGTAGACAAGTAGAAATTGGTCGTCAGTCAACTTTTCATTGAATAAatccaaaataaaacaaaagatGTATATCAATTGAATATTCACCACAATATCCCAAACGCATGGATGACCAGTTTTCATCACTTATACAACTTAGTTGATTTCTTCCCATATATATTTCACCCTGTTTGAGGCATGCTAAAACGATTGACGTATTCTCCGCAATAGTATTTCCAACAATTGCTTTTTTCTCCAAGTTCAAAACgttgaattttgattttaaatgttCAATGTTGCAGATGTGATCTGAAGGGAGATGATATTTATGTTCTTTTCGTATTATTCagtatttgactttttttttcgacttactgattttttttatagaacTTTTGTTATCTTGAAAACAACTGCACTCTTCTTTTGTATTGCTGAAACAAGTGATATTAGAGCATCTTGGAGATGAACAGACATTGATATCTGTAGAAAGTATGAACATGGTTACCGCAAGTCATACAATATcaatgtatcacataaaagctATTCATATTTACTTTTCTGACAAACAACCCCGGATTTTGTATGGCCACATTTTGCTGGTTTCCACAATCCTTTCATATTCTGATAAATAAGAATTCCACATCTGGAATCAGTTTGATTTGTTTCATTTGTCACCATAAGCTCTTTTATTGACGATCTTACATTAATCTCATTACGCCAAGTCCAAGAATGGTTATCCGATTTTCTAAAATCCAACCAATATGAAGACGATTCTCCAAGACGATCTTTTCTCAAGAGATAAGCCTCAATAGTAGCGACTATAGAATACCACAATAATTTAGTCCGTATTATAGCAAGTTTGCCATTTCGCAGCTGGCATAGTTTTTTAGCTGTGGACTTGGCAACATACGTGTCGAATATTCCATATTGATAATCTCCAATAGTTACAGTTGTTGCGTAAGAAACTGAAAATTGTAAAATCcgataaatgaaattttaactCAAAAGCTAATTCAACAAAACAGTCCTACCCTTTTGACAAATGAATCCTGCACGATCTCCAAAACAAGGTGCTGGACTCCATCTTGAATTTTCATTTCCATGGTAATGTATGAATACAGCACAGTTGTAAAACTCCTCTAAAATCGACGCATTCACTGACGTCATCCAAAATTCATATCCAAGTTCCTGACGGCCATATATATCGTGCTCCCAATACCACGGCTGACTTGAATTCTTACTAAGTCCTATCCATAAAGGAGTCCATTGCCCGTACTGTTCTGATAACACCATCAAGTTATCTACAGTTACACGGATTGCATTTTGCACATCCTCACTCTTTATGGTTGCTAGAGTTCCGCCATGTTTTCTGCATATTTCACTTGCTTCACTTTGATACACAACAGACTCAAACACAGTGTAAGTATATCCTTTATAGTTCAGAGTTGAGTTCAGCCCTATAAACATCAATTATAAAAACCTTGAATTCAAATTCTGCCATGTGTCGGCTACGTTAATTTTTCAGCTTCATTTTCACAGcagattttatttgaattaaaatttgtcaataaaatattgcatgtgaatatcaataatatttcaagaATAATAATATACCATAATACCCGCATTAACATGACTAAATGATTTCCATTATACTGTCGAAGATGGTTAAATATGAGGCACAATTATAGAATTTTATTACTATGAATAGGAAACATGGGacattgaagaaaaaattttctatgtttaaaattaaattatctctttttaaatttgttcaCAAAAACTATTTTATCTTATAAATTACCTGAACTGCACACATTTTGAAGATTAAGCAGCAAAATGAAAAGTATCGAAGCGTGAATCTTCATGTTGCTAAACTATTCTTCATTCAACTTGCTTCGGAAACGGTGCAAAGTTTCCCAGAAATGCAATTCCGTTAACGTGAAGTAACCGTGCACGAAAGTAAATTTTTACATAAACGTCAGAATGTCGCATTTGGCTAGTTAAAAATACATCTGAACATTTCTGGCGTATGATTGACGAGCCAGCATTACAGGAACttggaattaaaattttaatccGGACAATATAACTATTTTCTAATGTACTGATTCGCGCACACTATGATTTAAATTGTCGTGGAATTAAATGCAGTAGAGCCGACCATAATTGTACTCAAATTATAACGTGTCGGTGTTAAATCGAGTTCATTTTGTATTCTCGCCATTTGCGCGCCATTTCTAAGAGGAATTAAAAATGGCACGCGCAACAACCAATTTTATTCTGGTGTCATTTAATATTATGGTTAGCATCattattttttagtaaaaataatacAACATTTGTCCAGAATATTAGTTTTAATAAGGTCATTCATTATCTATATGCAAATCATATAACATCAACCTATTACacagaacaaaatatttttacaatggcATCAAAAACAGAATTATACTGTAGAACCTCATGTAGTTA from the Styela clava chromosome 5, kaStyClav1.hap1.2, whole genome shotgun sequence genome contains:
- the LOC120343983 gene encoding uncharacterized protein LOC120343983, which translates into the protein MKIHASILFILLLNLQNVCSSGLNSTLNYKGYTYTVFESVVYQSEASEICRKHGGTLATIKSEDVQNAIRVTVDNLMVLSEQYGQWTPLWIGLSKNSSQPWYWEHDIYGRQELGYEFWMTSVNASILEEFYNCAVFIHYHGNENSRWSPAPCFGDRAGFICQKVSYATTVTIGDYQYGIFDTYVAKSTAKKLCQLRNGKLAIIRTKLLWYSIVATIEAYLLRKDRLGESSSYWLDFRKSDNHSWTWRNEINVRSSIKELMVTNETNQTDSRCGILIYQNMKGLWKPAKCGHTKSGVVCQKNINVCSSPRCSNITCFSNTKEECSCFQDNKSSIKKINHICNIEHLKSKFNVLNLEKKAIVGNTIAENTSIVLACLKQGEIYMGRNQLSCISDENWSSMRLGYCEKPVRCHHLSPINNGDITIIGNPRHIFHVGSLAKINCDRGYLRKGKEKIECTDNGAWSAPVPYCAAITCSKDSSKVNPGRRCNKPCESQTDCSKPEEKCLCDDWCGKTCFNPNLICEDLVDPHHGYILGTQRNYMATVMYSCHGGYLLSGTSHRRCRSDGKWTDIAPKCLPYSSCGQPGFLGNTILPEPVAKVVRGQAAPHGAWPWQVMLIHNNRNKVRESLEALLGGATIINENWILTSAHLFDGFMSNEPSNWLHRVLIVVGITELPGIDDPLPEEMKVFRPNDVVRHEKYDKVIYDYDISLIRIGARVIPKNHVFKTDGSSEKSSLIFGKHVRPVCLPCINDQQYPSEPHEQKSVNFVGFNERNCETLDSKRKDSITIVTGFGDKTPKKVSDFKLARSRVIRQGLLKILSAKNCTQGVKKIRLKWNKARFTNRMLCASSADTTNIQDACIGDSGGPLLQRVVSSSGHFYWIQVGIISWGWGCANTDTDGYTYPGYYTDVTSVVQWIHETIQKYMKEEAAEKSNKPMENSRIERKSKIIVYIYEAKREIVHKFTLNRQTTILHIKQEMENLFGYRKERQQLFYGQTELKGIRTLQYYHFRSGKVIYLTLKKNADGTC